The Stenotrophomonas rhizophila genome has a window encoding:
- a CDS encoding sensor domain-containing diguanylate cyclase yields the protein MSGAIRLLTGLVWLLLSATALAGTAQVGRDVLLLGAATDQQAPQRPCSPEVLAHHQDILSIPAPAGGWSGAPQAVDVFGVLTGEVRISHGDRQICGSMHDARTRDSRFRAGVGMVVVPKAGGREPIIVSWAAPLKPRWIPTVRLGAPSPVQQNDTARLLVRAACIAVAIALALSALMGFVTARDRTFLYYVAICAVFVLWQAVLGGLSGYPEPWLPVHDRASWWLVALSTFALALLLPILWRLNGGARLWPGSGTGQRAVLWGLVLAGLCVPWMGTAGLAWMAAALEAVFVLGCVVCLGVGLWAVVQRDGYAAAGLFALAPWWILIIADALHAHWLTAYRIEALQLSATWFLMMAAYALNLRLGRLRQQRDEMRQLADTDALTGLPNRRHGLHLLARHLERAGAEQQPLAIGFLDIDLFKDINDRFGHEVGDQVLVAVARGLRGAVRVQDDVIRMGGEEFLVLLPGASHGAALARLESVRRQIPTVTVPLGISGLAVTVSIGLAVLRPGRDDLAGLLRRADHAMYRAKRAGRNQVCDGEQALPADDPLVA from the coding sequence ATGAGCGGGGCCATCAGGTTGCTGACCGGCCTGGTGTGGCTGCTGCTGTCGGCCACGGCGTTGGCCGGCACGGCCCAGGTCGGCCGTGATGTGCTGCTGCTGGGGGCCGCCACCGACCAGCAGGCCCCGCAGCGCCCGTGTTCACCCGAGGTGCTGGCCCATCACCAGGACATCCTTTCGATTCCGGCGCCTGCAGGCGGCTGGTCCGGTGCGCCACAGGCGGTGGATGTGTTCGGGGTGCTGACCGGGGAGGTACGGATCAGTCACGGCGACCGCCAGATCTGCGGCAGCATGCACGACGCCCGCACCCGGGATTCGCGCTTCCGCGCCGGGGTCGGCATGGTGGTGGTGCCCAAGGCCGGCGGGCGCGAGCCGATCATCGTGTCATGGGCCGCCCCGCTGAAGCCGCGCTGGATTCCGACCGTCCGGCTGGGCGCGCCCAGCCCGGTGCAGCAGAACGATACCGCCCGCCTGCTGGTGCGCGCGGCCTGCATCGCGGTGGCAATCGCTCTGGCGCTGTCGGCGCTGATGGGGTTCGTGACCGCCCGCGACCGCACCTTCCTTTACTACGTGGCGATCTGCGCGGTGTTCGTGCTGTGGCAGGCGGTGCTGGGTGGCCTGAGCGGGTACCCCGAGCCGTGGTTGCCGGTGCACGACCGCGCGTCGTGGTGGCTGGTGGCGCTGAGCACGTTCGCGCTGGCGCTGTTGCTGCCGATCCTGTGGCGGCTCAACGGCGGCGCCCGGTTGTGGCCGGGCTCAGGCACCGGCCAGCGCGCTGTGCTGTGGGGACTGGTGCTGGCCGGGTTGTGCGTGCCATGGATGGGCACGGCCGGGCTGGCCTGGATGGCGGCTGCGCTGGAAGCAGTGTTCGTGCTGGGCTGCGTGGTCTGCCTCGGGGTGGGCCTGTGGGCGGTGGTGCAGCGCGATGGCTATGCGGCGGCGGGGCTGTTCGCGCTGGCACCGTGGTGGATCCTGATCATCGCCGACGCGCTGCACGCACACTGGCTGACCGCGTACCGGATCGAGGCGCTGCAGCTGTCGGCGACCTGGTTCCTGATGATGGCCGCCTATGCGCTCAACCTGCGCCTGGGCCGGCTGCGCCAGCAGCGCGACGAGATGCGCCAGCTGGCCGATACCGATGCGTTGACCGGCCTGCCCAACCGCCGCCACGGGCTGCACCTGCTGGCCCGCCACCTGGAACGGGCGGGCGCGGAGCAGCAGCCGCTGGCGATCGGCTTCCTGGACATCGATCTGTTCAAGGACATCAACGACCGCTTCGGCCATGAGGTCGGCGACCAGGTGCTGGTGGCGGTGGCCCGCGGCCTGCGCGGGGCGGTACGGGTGCAGGACGACGTGATCCGCATGGGCGGCGAGGAATTCCTGGTGCTGCTGCCGGGCGCCAGCCACGGCGCGGCGCTGGCGCGGCTGGAAAGCGTGCGCCGGCAGATTCCGACGGTGACCGTGCCGCTGGGCATTTCCGGTCTGGCGGTGACGGTGAGCATCGGGCTGGCGGTGCTGCGCCCGGGCCGTGATGACCTGGCGGGGCTGCTGCGGCGCGCCGACCATGCGATGTACCGGGCCAAGCGTGCGGGGCGCAACCAGGTCTGCGACGGTGAACAGGCGCTGCCGGCGGATGATCCGCTGGTCGCCTGA
- a CDS encoding RNA-binding S4 domain-containing protein, with the protein MQTLEFELDSEYVELKQLLKLADLVTSGGEAKTVIGDGQVLVDGEVELRKACKIRGGQQVQFGDTVINVIADSDAP; encoded by the coding sequence ATGCAGACCCTCGAATTTGAACTGGACAGCGAGTACGTGGAACTGAAGCAACTGCTGAAGCTGGCCGACCTGGTGACCAGCGGCGGCGAAGCCAAGACCGTGATCGGCGACGGCCAGGTGCTCGTTGACGGCGAAGTGGAGCTGCGCAAGGCCTGCAAGATCCGCGGCGGCCAGCAGGTCCAGTTCGGCGACACCGTGATCAACGTCATCGCCGACAGCGACGCCCCCTGA
- a CDS encoding MAPEG family protein, giving the protein MGIEIQMLGWAIVLGLVQVMIAAGAITRERGLAWNASARDGVAPPPGPLAARLQRAQANFLETFPFFAAAVLAVVLTQRQDSTTALAVQLYFWARLVYVPLYAAGIPYVRSLVWVVSMLGIVLLLWRLLHGLA; this is encoded by the coding sequence ATGGGTATCGAGATCCAGATGCTGGGTTGGGCCATCGTGCTGGGCCTGGTGCAGGTGATGATCGCCGCAGGCGCGATCACCCGCGAACGCGGCTTGGCCTGGAATGCCTCGGCCCGCGATGGCGTCGCGCCGCCACCCGGGCCGCTGGCGGCACGCCTGCAGCGGGCGCAGGCCAACTTCCTGGAAACCTTCCCGTTCTTCGCCGCCGCCGTGCTGGCGGTAGTGCTCACCCAGCGCCAGGACAGCACCACCGCGCTGGCGGTGCAGCTGTATTTCTGGGCGCGGCTGGTCTACGTGCCGCTGTATGCCGCCGGCATTCCCTACGTGCGCAGCCTGGTCTGGGTGGTCTCGATGCTGGGCATCGTGCTGTTGCTGTGGCGCCTGCTGCACGGGCTGGCGTGA
- a CDS encoding DEAD/DEAH box helicase: MSQESPTPLLFADLGLSDAVMKAVAAVGYETPSPIQAATIPAMLEGRDVLGQAQTGTGKTAAFALPVLSNLDFNQTKPQVLVLAPTRELAIQVAEAFQTYSSGIPGFRVLPVYGGQPYGQQLQALRRGVHVIVGTPGRVIDHLDRGTLDLSELKTLVLDEADEMLRMGFIDDVEAVLKKLPETRQVALFSATMPSQIRRIAQTYLKNPAEVTIVSKTTTSANIRQRYWWVSGMHKLDALTRILEVEPFDAMIIFSRTKAATEELAEKLQARGLAAAAINGDMQQAQRERTIGMLKEGKLDILVATDVAARGLDVERISHVLNYDIPYDTESYVHRIGRTGRAGRTGDAILFATPREKGMLRAIERATRQPIEEMQLPSVDAVNDTRINKFMSRISDALDAGGTEFYRDLLQKLEGEKNVPAIEIAAALAKLLQGDSPFLLTPPVRGAREERAPHPRADRNDRGERPARFEPRFERGPRREDDRGPRPPRPEGDFGGNDGGFERAPRREIAPRGEPEPGMETFRIEVGHVHGVKPGNIVGAIANEAGLESRFIGRIDIRDDFSILDLPAEMPADLLSHLKKVWVSGQQLQMRKVEPGEDTAGSGSARPPFKPKFGRGGKPGGPGGHRGPGGPGGPGGNDRPPRRDGFKPRGPRNG; this comes from the coding sequence ATGTCCCAAGAATCCCCCACGCCGCTGCTCTTCGCAGACCTCGGCCTGTCCGACGCTGTGATGAAGGCCGTTGCCGCCGTCGGCTATGAAACCCCGTCGCCGATCCAGGCCGCCACCATCCCGGCGATGCTGGAAGGCCGCGACGTGCTGGGCCAGGCCCAGACCGGCACCGGCAAGACCGCCGCCTTCGCGCTGCCGGTCCTGTCCAACCTGGATTTCAACCAGACCAAGCCGCAGGTGCTGGTGCTGGCGCCCACCCGCGAACTGGCCATCCAGGTCGCCGAGGCGTTCCAGACCTACTCGTCGGGCATCCCCGGTTTCCGCGTGCTGCCGGTCTACGGCGGCCAGCCGTACGGCCAGCAGCTGCAGGCCCTGCGCCGTGGCGTGCACGTCATCGTGGGCACCCCGGGCCGCGTGATCGATCACCTCGATCGCGGCACCCTGGACCTGTCCGAGCTGAAGACCCTGGTGCTGGACGAAGCCGATGAAATGCTGCGCATGGGCTTCATCGACGACGTCGAAGCCGTGCTGAAGAAGCTGCCGGAAACCCGCCAGGTCGCGCTGTTCTCGGCCACCATGCCGTCGCAGATCCGCCGCATCGCGCAGACCTACCTGAAGAACCCGGCCGAAGTCACCATCGTCAGCAAGACCACCACGTCGGCCAACATCCGCCAGCGTTACTGGTGGGTGAGCGGCATGCACAAGCTGGACGCGCTGACCCGCATCCTGGAAGTGGAACCGTTCGACGCGATGATCATCTTCTCGCGCACCAAGGCGGCCACCGAAGAACTGGCGGAAAAGCTGCAGGCCCGTGGCCTGGCCGCTGCCGCCATCAACGGCGACATGCAGCAGGCGCAGCGTGAGCGCACCATCGGCATGCTGAAGGAAGGCAAGCTGGACATCCTGGTGGCCACCGACGTGGCCGCGCGCGGCCTGGACGTGGAGCGCATCAGCCACGTGCTGAACTACGACATCCCGTACGACACCGAAAGCTACGTGCACCGCATCGGCCGTACCGGCCGTGCCGGCCGCACCGGCGATGCGATCCTGTTCGCCACCCCGCGCGAAAAGGGCATGCTGCGTGCGATCGAGCGCGCCACCCGCCAGCCGATCGAAGAGATGCAGCTGCCGAGCGTGGACGCGGTCAACGACACCCGCATCAACAAGTTCATGAGCCGCATCAGCGATGCGCTCGATGCCGGCGGCACCGAGTTCTACCGCGACCTGCTGCAGAAGCTGGAAGGCGAGAAGAACGTGCCGGCGATCGAGATCGCCGCCGCGCTGGCCAAGCTGCTGCAGGGCGATTCGCCGTTCCTGCTGACCCCGCCGGTGCGTGGTGCCCGTGAAGAGCGTGCGCCGCACCCGCGTGCCGACCGCAACGACCGTGGCGAGCGCCCGGCGCGTTTCGAACCGCGCTTCGAGCGTGGCCCGCGCCGTGAAGACGACCGCGGCCCGCGTCCGCCGCGTCCGGAAGGCGATTTCGGCGGCAACGACGGTGGCTTCGAACGTGCGCCGCGCCGTGAAATCGCCCCGCGTGGCGAGCCGGAACCCGGCATGGAAACCTTCCGTATCGAAGTGGGCCATGTGCACGGGGTCAAGCCGGGCAACATCGTCGGCGCGATCGCCAATGAAGCCGGGCTGGAAAGCCGCTTCATCGGCCGCATCGACATCCGTGACGACTTCTCGATCCTGGATCTTCCGGCGGAAATGCCGGCCGACCTGCTCAGCCACCTGAAGAAGGTGTGGGTGTCGGGCCAGCAGCTCCAGATGCGCAAGGTCGAGCCGGGTGAAGACACCGCAGGCTCGGGCTCGGCACGCCCGCCGTTCAAGCCGAAGTTCGGCCGCGGCGGCAAGCCGGGCGGTCCGGGTGGTCACCGTGGCCCGGGTGGTCCGGGTGGTCCGGGCGGCAACGACCGTCCGCCGCGTCGTGACGGCTTCAAGCCGCGCGGTCCGCGCAACGGCTGA
- a CDS encoding putative bifunctional diguanylate cyclase/phosphodiesterase has protein sequence MLGGSRDVGSTAVPHVTRGLTLRFVLLTGMAVGLVGLSALIQELQGASTAWIVGQSHWSRSQQHASFALERYLTSGNPAALAEARAALQVPLGDLDARRALEQDDVDLARARQGFLQGGNQPGDINRLILSFRYLGHLGYFRDAVHLWQQTDHGLAQLQAMMDTAEAMHADGRVEPAMREALLVQLQALDRSLQAQARAFSLALLNTASIVRMVTLAVGGLSVLLITLVAVLLSRRVRHDLIDTESRFRAAFYQATVGMLKLDHAGGIVEANQAMADILGYRRDALLGMELPELLVDGELVLDEAGDIDWPRQLRPGELRFRHADGGLLWGRWSGTLVRSPGREVSVFAIIEDVSQNHALAREVEHHASHDPLTGLVNRREIERLLELALLDVRSHGGTHSLCYLDLDYFKLVNDGLGHAAGDQLLRGFADYLEGAVREGDWVGRMGGDEFAMFLADARQEEAKQVLQRIARNLGQAGFQRDDGLPRVSCSIGVVEITAEVADVNWLMSAADSACYAAKQAGRNRVHCFNENRMALEERLLEADRLAHVSSAIAENRMLLYAQRIEQVGDPGFLHYEVLVRMRGTDGQLQGPGDFMPAVERYGMGMALDRHVLGLLFRHLQLCPAHVQRLGLCNVNVSAQSIAEPTFLAFVCDLLERNRGLARKLCFEITETAAISNLDQARSFVEGVKARGCRVALDDFGAGLSSFGYLRQLPADMLKIDGVFVRDMDIDPVSRATVRAITEIGRELHMSVTAEWVESEEIAAQLRALGVEGLQGYAIERPMPLEKLTQPSLWRETPVPSSRLS, from the coding sequence ATGCTGGGAGGCAGCAGGGATGTAGGCAGTACCGCCGTGCCGCATGTAACGCGGGGCTTGACCCTGCGGTTCGTGCTGCTCACCGGCATGGCGGTCGGGCTGGTGGGGTTGTCGGCGCTGATCCAGGAACTGCAGGGCGCTTCCACCGCCTGGATCGTGGGGCAGAGCCACTGGTCGCGCAGCCAGCAGCATGCCTCCTTCGCGCTGGAGCGATACCTCACCTCGGGCAACCCGGCCGCACTGGCCGAAGCGCGCGCGGCGCTGCAGGTGCCGCTGGGTGACCTGGACGCACGCCGCGCGCTGGAACAGGACGACGTGGATCTTGCGCGGGCGCGGCAAGGCTTCCTGCAGGGCGGCAACCAGCCGGGCGACATCAACCGGCTGATCCTGTCGTTCCGCTACCTGGGGCATCTCGGTTACTTCCGCGATGCGGTGCACCTGTGGCAGCAGACCGACCATGGCCTGGCGCAGCTGCAGGCGATGATGGACACCGCCGAAGCGATGCACGCCGACGGCCGCGTGGAGCCCGCCATGCGCGAAGCATTGCTGGTCCAGCTGCAGGCGCTGGACCGCAGCCTGCAGGCGCAGGCCCGCGCCTTCTCGCTGGCGCTGCTCAATACGGCTTCCATCGTGCGCATGGTCACGCTGGCTGTCGGTGGCCTGTCAGTTCTGCTGATCACCCTGGTTGCCGTACTGCTGTCACGACGCGTGCGCCATGACCTGATCGACACCGAAAGCCGCTTCCGCGCCGCGTTCTACCAGGCCACGGTGGGCATGCTCAAGCTGGACCACGCCGGGGGCATTGTCGAAGCCAACCAGGCCATGGCCGATATCCTCGGCTATCGCCGCGACGCGCTGCTGGGCATGGAGCTGCCGGAACTGCTGGTCGATGGCGAGCTGGTGCTCGACGAGGCCGGCGACATCGACTGGCCGCGCCAGCTGCGCCCGGGCGAACTGCGCTTCCGGCATGCCGACGGCGGCCTGCTGTGGGGGCGTTGGAGCGGCACCCTGGTGCGCAGCCCCGGCCGTGAAGTGTCGGTGTTCGCGATCATTGAAGACGTCTCGCAGAACCACGCGCTGGCCCGCGAGGTCGAGCACCACGCCAGCCACGATCCGCTGACCGGGCTGGTCAACCGCCGCGAGATCGAACGCCTGCTGGAACTGGCGCTGCTGGATGTGCGCAGCCATGGCGGGACCCACAGCCTGTGCTACCTGGACCTGGATTATTTCAAGCTGGTCAACGATGGCCTTGGCCACGCGGCCGGTGACCAGTTGCTGCGCGGCTTTGCCGACTACCTGGAAGGTGCGGTGCGCGAAGGGGACTGGGTGGGCCGCATGGGCGGTGACGAGTTCGCGATGTTCCTGGCCGACGCCCGCCAGGAAGAAGCCAAGCAGGTGTTGCAGCGGATCGCACGCAACCTGGGCCAGGCCGGATTCCAGCGCGACGACGGGCTGCCGCGGGTCAGCTGCAGCATCGGGGTGGTCGAAATCACCGCGGAGGTGGCCGACGTGAACTGGCTGATGAGCGCGGCCGACAGCGCCTGCTATGCGGCCAAGCAGGCCGGGCGCAACCGCGTGCATTGTTTCAACGAGAACCGGATGGCGCTGGAGGAGCGGCTGCTGGAAGCAGACCGGCTGGCGCATGTGTCCAGCGCGATCGCCGAAAACCGCATGCTGCTGTACGCCCAGCGCATCGAGCAGGTGGGCGACCCGGGCTTCCTGCATTACGAAGTGCTGGTGCGCATGCGCGGTACCGACGGCCAGCTGCAGGGCCCGGGCGATTTCATGCCGGCGGTGGAACGCTATGGCATGGGCATGGCGCTGGATCGGCACGTGCTGGGGCTGCTGTTCCGCCACCTGCAATTGTGCCCGGCGCATGTGCAGCGGCTGGGCCTGTGCAACGTGAACGTATCGGCCCAGTCGATCGCCGAGCCGACGTTCCTGGCCTTCGTCTGCGACCTGCTCGAGCGCAACCGCGGGCTGGCGCGCAAGCTGTGTTTCGAGATCACCGAGACCGCGGCGATCAGCAACCTGGACCAAGCGCGCAGCTTCGTTGAAGGGGTCAAGGCGCGGGGCTGCCGGGTGGCACTGGACGACTTCGGTGCCGGACTGTCCTCGTTCGGCTACCTGCGCCAGCTGCCGGCGGACATGCTCAAGATCGATGGGGTGTTCGTGCGCGACATGGATATCGATCCGGTCAGCCGTGCCACGGTGCGCGCCATCACCGAAATCGGCCGCGAGCTGCACATGAGCGTGACCGCCGAGTGGGTGGAGTCCGAAGAGATCGCCGCACAGCTGCGGGCGCTCGGGGTGGAAGGCCTGCAGGGGTATGCCATCGAACGGCCGATGCCGCTGGAAAAGCTCACCCAGCCCTCGCTGTGGCGGGAAACCCCGGTGCCGTCCAGCCGCCTTTCCTGA
- a CDS encoding pseudouridine synthase produces the protein MTTRLNKFIAETGFCSRREADRIIGERRVTVNGHPAGTGAVVGEGDVVLVDGQPLRAREAKKAGGRRHVYVALNKPVGITCTTESAVKGNIVDFVGHEQRIFPVGRLDKDSEGLILMTSNGNIVNQILRAENNHQKEYLVAVNKPVTDEFLRGMARGVRIHNETTLPCRASRIAKFGFRIVLQQGLNRQIRLMAAAFDYRVTQLRRVRIDNVKIGALKPGQWRNLTDAELKGLLPQQQDW, from the coding sequence ATGACAACCCGACTCAACAAGTTCATTGCCGAAACCGGCTTCTGTTCCCGGCGTGAAGCCGACCGCATCATCGGCGAGCGCCGCGTCACCGTGAACGGCCACCCGGCCGGTACCGGTGCGGTGGTCGGCGAGGGCGACGTGGTGCTGGTCGACGGCCAGCCGCTGCGCGCGCGCGAGGCAAAAAAGGCCGGCGGCCGCCGTCATGTGTACGTCGCGCTGAACAAGCCGGTGGGCATCACCTGCACCACCGAAAGTGCGGTGAAGGGCAACATCGTCGATTTCGTCGGCCATGAGCAGCGCATCTTCCCGGTCGGCCGGCTGGACAAGGATTCGGAAGGCCTGATCCTGATGACCAGCAACGGCAACATCGTCAACCAGATCCTGCGCGCGGAGAACAACCACCAGAAGGAATACCTGGTGGCGGTGAACAAGCCGGTGACCGACGAGTTCCTGCGCGGCATGGCGCGCGGGGTGCGCATCCACAATGAAACGACGCTGCCGTGCCGGGCCTCGCGCATCGCCAAGTTCGGCTTCCGGATCGTGCTGCAGCAGGGCCTGAACCGGCAGATCCGGTTGATGGCGGCGGCGTTCGATTACCGGGTGACCCAGCTGCGCCGGGTGCGCATCGACAACGTCAAGATCGGGGCGCTCAAGCCGGGCCAGTGGCGCAACCTGACCGATGCGGAATTGAAGGGGCTGCTGCCGCAGCAGCAGGACTGGTAG
- a CDS encoding DUF4019 domain-containing protein, whose amino-acid sequence MRVPLLLSLLLPAVALAQTPPPATPAPAPARPAPVAPAAPARPALTPQQQAQVQKQDQEMAAAGLKVATLVDTGRAAEAWKGASEVARKSVTEQAFVAQLDGDRKRLGALLSRGQPVVTRVKYKAGATVPEGLYINVSFPTKFANNAQPVRELVSFRFDEDKVWRLAGYSVRAAAP is encoded by the coding sequence ATGCGCGTTCCGCTGCTGCTGTCGCTCCTGCTTCCCGCCGTTGCCCTGGCCCAGACCCCGCCGCCGGCCACCCCGGCCCCGGCGCCCGCACGCCCCGCACCGGTCGCCCCGGCCGCACCGGCACGCCCGGCATTGACCCCGCAGCAGCAGGCGCAGGTGCAGAAGCAGGACCAGGAAATGGCCGCGGCCGGCTTGAAGGTGGCGACCCTGGTCGACACCGGTCGCGCTGCCGAGGCCTGGAAGGGTGCTTCCGAGGTGGCCCGCAAGTCCGTCACCGAACAGGCTTTCGTGGCCCAGCTCGACGGCGACCGCAAGCGCCTCGGCGCACTGCTCTCGCGCGGACAGCCCGTGGTGACCCGGGTCAAGTACAAGGCCGGCGCGACCGTGCCCGAGGGCCTCTACATCAACGTCAGTTTCCCCACGAAGTTCGCCAACAACGCCCAGCCGGTCCGCGAGCTGGTGTCGTTCCGTTTCGATGAAGACAAGGTCTGGCGCCTGGCCGGCTACAGCGTCCGCGCCGCCGCGCCCTGA
- the ubiM gene encoding 5-demethoxyubiquinol-8 5-hydroxylase UbiM — translation MQDDRGVQAVDVLVVGAGPAGLCFARALAGSGLRVAVVEQQPRAALAEAAFDGREIALTHASRHILEQLGLWQRLDTAEISPLRDAKVMDGGAPFALTFAARDAHGGDLGWLVPNHLIRRAAWDSVQGQADLEILDQCSVRGIVPGARHSEVTLADGRQLQARLVVAADSRFSSTRRMLGIGARMRDFGKSMLVCRMQVEVPHQHTAWEWFGYGRTMALLPLNGDQASAVITLPPREIERLLAQDAATFGRSISACFEHRLGEMTPVARPNAYPLVGVYATAFVGARCALIGDAAVGMHPVTAHGFNLGLQSQDRLAAILRRAAGRGTDIAAPAGLAAYERGHRLASRPLYEATNAIATLYTDDRLPARVLRRAGLRLAHGVAPFRQLIAAHLTGR, via the coding sequence ATGCAGGACGATCGCGGAGTGCAGGCAGTGGATGTGCTGGTGGTGGGCGCTGGGCCGGCGGGGCTGTGTTTTGCCCGCGCGCTGGCCGGCAGCGGCCTGCGGGTGGCGGTGGTGGAGCAGCAGCCGCGCGCGGCGCTGGCCGAGGCCGCCTTCGACGGCCGCGAGATCGCGCTCACCCATGCCTCGCGGCACATCCTGGAGCAGCTGGGCCTGTGGCAGCGACTGGATACCGCTGAAATTTCGCCGTTGCGCGACGCCAAGGTCATGGATGGGGGGGCACCGTTCGCGTTGACCTTCGCCGCGCGCGACGCGCACGGCGGCGACCTGGGCTGGCTGGTGCCCAATCACCTGATCCGCCGCGCCGCATGGGACAGCGTGCAGGGCCAGGCCGACCTGGAGATCCTCGACCAGTGCAGCGTGCGCGGCATCGTGCCCGGTGCGCGCCACAGCGAGGTGACCCTTGCCGACGGGCGCCAACTGCAGGCGCGGCTGGTGGTGGCGGCCGACAGCCGGTTCTCGTCCACCCGGCGCATGCTGGGCATCGGCGCGCGCATGCGCGATTTCGGCAAATCGATGCTGGTCTGCCGGATGCAGGTCGAGGTGCCGCACCAGCACACTGCGTGGGAATGGTTCGGCTATGGCCGCACCATGGCGCTGCTGCCGCTCAACGGCGACCAGGCCTCGGCGGTGATCACCCTGCCACCGCGTGAAATCGAACGGCTGCTGGCGCAGGACGCGGCGACCTTCGGACGCAGCATCAGTGCGTGTTTCGAACACCGCCTGGGGGAGATGACGCCGGTGGCGCGGCCCAATGCGTACCCGCTGGTGGGGGTCTACGCCACTGCCTTCGTGGGCGCGCGCTGCGCGCTGATCGGCGATGCCGCGGTGGGCATGCACCCGGTCACCGCACACGGTTTCAACCTGGGCCTGCAGAGCCAGGACCGGTTGGCCGCGATCCTGCGCCGGGCGGCCGGGCGGGGTACCGATATCGCCGCTCCGGCCGGTCTGGCCGCCTACGAGCGGGGGCACCGGCTGGCCTCACGGCCGCTGTACGAGGCGACCAATGCGATCGCCACGCTGTATACCGATGACCGCCTGCCGGCGCGGGTGCTGCGTCGGGCGGGGCTGCGCCTGGCCCACGGGGTGGCGCCGTTCCGGCAGCTGATTGCCGCGCACCTCACCGGCAGGTGA
- a CDS encoding sensor domain-containing diguanylate cyclase, translating to MIKPEKPVNEAVRLAALYRYRILDSEKEKSFEDLVTIAKAVCGASMAAVTLIDAERQWFKSIQGTEAQELPRSESMCGHAILQPEQVMVVEDAQRDVRFHDNPIVTGDPKVRFYAGAPLVSTEGLPIGTLCVFDPQPQRLDAQQTEALAALSRQVMLVMELRRFALDIQTHMVERDDYERLLGEYHDVLLAQNADLAEQSRTDVLTGLPNRRAMAVALDASVLDADGQPRQTAVALVDIDHFKQINDFNGHATGDRVLAELGVLLRAQFSGRGLAARYGGEEFVVLMPDTDLRTAELQCDFLRMAVSDLPLGFPVTVSIGVAAHRSGDTVEQTLERADAALYRAKGNGRNRVELAP from the coding sequence ATGATCAAGCCCGAGAAGCCCGTCAACGAGGCGGTTCGCCTGGCGGCACTGTATCGCTACCGCATCCTGGATTCGGAGAAGGAAAAGTCCTTCGAGGATCTGGTGACCATCGCCAAGGCGGTGTGTGGCGCCTCCATGGCGGCGGTCACGCTGATCGACGCCGAACGCCAATGGTTCAAATCCATCCAGGGGACGGAGGCGCAGGAGCTGCCACGCTCGGAGTCGATGTGTGGCCATGCGATCCTGCAGCCGGAACAGGTGATGGTGGTCGAGGACGCGCAACGCGATGTGCGCTTCCACGACAATCCCATCGTGACCGGTGACCCGAAGGTGCGCTTCTACGCGGGGGCGCCGCTGGTGAGTACGGAGGGGTTGCCGATAGGCACGCTGTGCGTGTTCGATCCACAGCCGCAGCGGTTGGATGCGCAGCAGACCGAGGCGCTGGCGGCACTGTCGCGGCAGGTGATGCTGGTGATGGAGTTGCGCCGGTTTGCGCTGGACATCCAGACGCACATGGTGGAGCGCGACGATTACGAGCGGTTGCTGGGCGAGTACCACGATGTGCTGCTGGCGCAGAACGCGGACCTGGCCGAGCAGAGCCGGACGGATGTGCTGACGGGGCTGCCGAACCGGCGCGCGATGGCGGTGGCACTGGATGCGTCGGTGTTGGATGCGGACGGGCAGCCACGGCAGACCGCGGTGGCGCTGGTGGACATCGACCATTTCAAGCAGATCAACGATTTCAACGGGCACGCGACCGGCGACCGGGTGCTGGCGGAGTTGGGGGTGCTGCTGCGGGCGCAGTTCTCGGGCCGTGGGCTGGCGGCGCGCTATGGCGGGGAGGAGTTCGTGGTGCTGATGCCGGATACGGACCTGCGCACGGCGGAGCTGCAGTGCGATTTCCTGCGGATGGCGGTTTCCGACCTGCCGCTGGGGTTTCCGGTGACGGTCAGTATCGGGGTCGCTGCGCATCGTTCAGGTGACACCGTGGAGCAGACGCTGGAGCGGGCGGATGCGGCCTTGTACCGGGCGAAGGGTAATGGGCGGAATCGGGTTGAGTTGGCGCCCTGA